A section of the Humulus lupulus chromosome 2, drHumLupu1.1, whole genome shotgun sequence genome encodes:
- the LOC133819441 gene encoding major allergen Pru av 1-like, with protein MGVFTYETEFTSTIPPARLFKAFVLDGDNLIPKIAPQAIKQVKILEGDGGAGTMKKITFGEGSTFNYVKHRVESVDQDNLCHSYTLIEGDALTDKLEKISYETKLAASPDGGSIIKTVSSYYTIGDAEIKEENVKEGKEKASQLFKLFEKYLNDHPDAYNN; from the exons ATGGGTGTTTTCACTTATGAAACCGAGTTCACCTCCACCATCCCTCCTGCTAGGCTGTTCAAGGCCTTTGTCCTTGATGGAGACAACCTCATCCCAAAGATCGCTCCTCAAGCCATTAAACAAGTAAAGATCCTTGAAGGAGATGGAGGAGCTGGAACCATGAAGAAGATCACTTTTGGAGAAG GGAGTACCTTTAACTATGTGAAGCACAGAGTTGAATCGGTTGACCAAGACAACTTGTGCCACTCTTATACTTTGATTGAAGGAGATGCTTTGACAGACAAGCTTGAGAAAATCTCTTATGAGACCAAGTTGGCGGCTTCCCCTGATGGAGGCTCTATCATTAAGACTGTCAGCAGCTACTACACTATTGGTGATGCTGAAATTAAGGAAGAGAATGTTAAGGAAGGCAAAGAAAAGGCATCTCAGCTCTTCAAGCTCTTTGAGAAATACCTCAATGACCACCCTGATGCATACAACAACTAA